caacaaacaCCAGCTAAGCGGAAGCGAAACCTACCGGGAAACCCAGGTAGGTTTTTAACTTGTATCTTGATCCCGTGTACACCTAGAGTTGATATACTTATTCTTACTGATCTGGCCGAGTACACCTAGAGTGAAGTGAGATAATTGTTATTGATGTGGGTTTGATTGATTGTTTCAGACCCAGATGCGGAAGTGATAGCTATGTCACCAAAATCACTGATGGCAACAAACAGATTCTTGTGTGAGATCTGTAATAAAGGGTTTCAAAGAGACCAGAATTTACAGCTTCATAGAAGAGGGCATAACTTACCATGGAAGTTGAAGCAAAGAACAAACAAAGAAGTGAGGAAGAAAGTGTATGTTTGTCCTGAAACAAGCTGTGTGCACCATGACCCATCAAGGGCTTTGGGTGATTTAACTGGAATCAAGAAGcatttttgtcgaaaacatgGTGAGAAGAAATGGAAATGTGAGAAATGTTCTAAAAGATATGCTGTTCAATCTGATTGGAAAGCTCATTCTAAGGTTTGTGGTACTAGGGAATACAGATGTGATTGTGGCACTCTTTTCTCCAGGTATACATAATTACTTTACTAATCTTGATTTAATCAGTTTTAATTATCAACCTACATGTTATATACGGAGTAGGTTAATAATCGCACTCCAATGTCAACTAGCTTTAGTTGGTTAAAGTACGTCTTGGGAGGTGttaatatatacggagtagtgtATAATCTCAGTTAGTTTACtttgattgaattattaagTGAGAATCTTTTTACACCAAATTGGTAACTGGTTAGATGGTAGAAATAGGGAAGAGACAGAAAACAAGAGAGGATGAAGCAAAAAGTTGTTCAGAAATtaagattaaaaaaataaaagatgcATGATTTTTTGTTTTGATGTGAGAGTGTAATATGTGTAAAGACTtgtgttttttatttgttttatatttttgggtgatacaattattattattattattattatgtgggGGTGTGATTGTGGAAGTCATGTGATGGGGTTAAGGTCTTTGTTTTTGCAGGAGGGATAGTTTCATAACACACAGAGCATTCTGTGATGCATTAGCAGAGGAAACGGCAAGATCAATCACTACAAACTCAATACTGTCTAATCCAATTGCAGCAGCCGGCCCATCCAACTCTCACTTCATTAATCTTCAGCAGCAACATCAAATGCAGTTGTTGAACAACCAGCAACAACAGGATCAACTCCATGCATTCCCACTTAAGAGAGAACAACACATGATGAATCTTCCACCCTGGCTTGCTTGTCCACCAATGGATCCTCCtcatcaacatcaacatcaacatcatCAGCAGCTGCCTTCTccttcttcatcatcatcaatctTCCATCAACAACAAGAGCAAATGATGATgcaacatcatcaacaacaacaacaaaatccaaACCCTAGTAACCCTAGCATGGGCCCTACATTCTCTACATCATCATCAGGAGGGGGAGGAGGGGGAGGAGGAACAGGAGGGCTTGGTGGACCTTACCACACACAAGCAGCAACAGCGGCATCGGCCCACATGTCAGCTACTGCATTGCTGCAAAAGGCAGCTCAGATGGGAGCTACCATGAGTAATACTGCAACCCCTCAACCCCACCAACAACACCACCACCTTCACCCACAACACCACCAGCAAAGTCACGTGTCTGACACTAGTAATTCaaatacaacaacaacagctGGCTTATTTGGCTTGAATTTGTCCTCACGTGACCACCAACAGCAGGAGATCATGccaactactactactactactggCCTTATTGTAAACCATGGTTTGTCTTCTTTTGGAATAATGAACAAAGCTGCAACCCCATCACCAAGACCAACACCAATAACAACCAATGCTGCTGCTGCCACCATTGGTGGGCCTGGGTCTGGGAATGGGTCAGGGTCAGGGTCAGATCATCAACTTACTGCCTCAAACACGAGTCCTAACCACGGCCCGCCACCACAACCACCCTCTTCCTTCTTCCATGACATGATGGTCAATTCTCTCTCATCTTCCTATGATCACAATGATGATGCCTTTGGTGAGATTGGGGGTATGGGCACCATGTTAGGCACTTCCAACTCTAAGAAAGCCGATGACGACCGTTCTTCCTTAGCCGCATTCCATCACTCACTTGGCACTCAGGAGGacgccaacaacaacaacatcaacaacaacaacaacaacaacaacaacggaGGAGGAGGAGGGAATGACGGGCTTACAAGGGACTTTCTAGGATTAAGACCTCTTTCTCATAATGACATTCTCACCATTGCTGGACTTGGTAATTGCATGGCCACGAACACACCTtctcatcatcttcatcatcatcaacaacaacaacaagatagCCATAAATCATGGCAAGGTTAGCTAAATACATAGCTATAGTAATcaactttaattaaattactagTACAACATTTtgcttaattatattattagctAGCTTCCCAAAGGGAAAGGGCTTTTCATACAATGTCACTACCAAAATACATTACTATGCCCTTTTTTTGACCCCCTTTTATTTTAGTATAAACTTTATATATTCATATTTGTATAACCTTTGTTAATACATTTTCTAGACCATATCATATGATCATTCTCTATTATAAATAATATTCTCTCATCAACCGCAAGGATGCCTTAGGCATTCCCTGCCGAGATAACCTAGTTTTAATTTTCTTGTCGAATTATAAAACAAGAAATCTctataaataaaagtaaaattgGAAGAGAGCCCTAACTTTTATAGTGTCCTTTTGGTATCAAAGAAAAAGCCTAGAATATTACCATCTATAGGAAATAATCATTCATAAGCAATGCAAATTTAAAATTTGgctttttttggtgtttttttttataattttaatttttaataaattagaTGATAATATGTTTGTGTTAGTGCATGTGAAGTGGTGTCTATTAAGAGGAGTgattctttttctctttctgtCAATTCTTTGAGTAGAGAGAGGACCACTTGGCCATGCACCGCACGTGGTCCAACCTTTTGAACACCCTCTCTAGTCTTATTCACATGAAAAACCTTaattaattagcttaattacggagtatataattaGCCTTTGATTATGAGTTAATTGTTTTAATAATAGTAAGTTTGTTAGCCCTTCGATGATTTTATTAATTCAAGGTATATACATTTATGATGTATAAGAATAAAAAGTATGTTTGTTTGCTAATCATCAGATTGTGACATTCCCTATATTCTTAATACCAATGCAATGTACTCGTAATGCATATGGTATTTTATGTATTTGTTAATAGTTGGATTTGTACTCTCTACTTATATTATTTCATATATTTGACGATAATCAACAAGTTAATTATATATTGTCTCTAATTTGCTGACCTCAACTTGAATGGGAGGTCGTGGTTGTGTCAACCATTTTTAATACGTAAAACTAATTCATAAATAGAAAACAGAGTACACATATGAAATCAATAGTACAAAGTAGAAATGAAAACTagcatatactccctccgtctcttaatactcgcaccggtttgaccggtgctgagtttaagacatttgaattgacttattaatttaatgggtgttagttgatagtgaggtattttttaatatagttagtgggaaatgtgtaagaggtcgcgaatggtgagtgggggtgtgaatttttaaatgattttttgtagagaatataatattggtataaatttccatttatagaagcggtgcaagtattaagggacggcccgaaaagaaaagcggtgcaagtacgtgttaagggacggagggagtacttcgtTTGTAGTACATAGTACAAAAGAATGCATTTGAGAATAATGGTATCGACCAATTAAAGATTAAGGTGAATATTATTATTAACTATATATGCATTTGATATACTACTATATCTTAAATGTTGAACCAAATTAGGCGATAGAAGTTGATCATTGTATTGAGTTGTTATGATTAATATGGTAATCGTAACAAGAATCACCGTTAGCCATTGATCAAATATTCAAATAGTAACCAATTTGAGAGTGTTACCTTATGCTTCACGAAAATGTTGAACCAAAATATAATTCTGATATGGTTAACCACTCGCGAACATTTTACATTCTTACGTATTTATTCTTTTGAGTATTGTTGCCTTTAAGCATACTTGACACCCAACTAATTAGTCATGATCGGAAAGCTTAACCATTTAAAtgtttataatttaataaacaTTTTTGGATGAAGTGAATCCTTAGAAAGAGTTGAATTGAAGTTCACAACATGCACTAATGCCCTAGCAACCCATCTTATATTCAAATTCCGTAATTAAAAAAGTACGTGATCTTACATTTTGAATATACAGTTCTAAATAGCAGCAACCCATCAAAATTTCCACCATTAAATGTAGTACAATGATAACATAAATCTTCAaagttaaaattaaattttgtaaTATTTTAACAAAAATGGTTTGAGTAAAGTACAAGGCATTTAAGTTATCCCGTGAAATGAGAAAATACCCTTATAGTAAAATCTTAGTAACTAATCAAGTGATCTATCCCATTATAAATTTGAAACTGATCAACTCTCTCGAAATTCAAGAGTGGTATCTTTTTATAGGAGTATTATTCTCAAAAGAATCGAGTAAATGACTTAGAAGATCTAGAATAACCGACATTTCTAAATTCTTAACAAATTAAGTATATTTCATACTacatagtactccgtaatattttTCAAAGATACACGgacaattgaagtattgaaTATTGATGTAAAGATCGCATATGTTTCCAATAAGATCGAAGTTGGGGACATATGCTACGTACGCACTACCATACAATAGTTGATCATAAATCAATAGAATAACATGTGAAAGTCCAAGAATAGACCTTCcataacaataaaaataaaaatgatgaAAATGGTACTTGACCAAAAATAAAGTTGCTTACTTGGCAAATGGAATCACGATAGAATGATAACGGGTTCAACATAATTGTACCGATTTGCACGACTATTTGTCTCGTGATGTTTACAACTAGCACTACTTGCTTCACGAGTTTACATCTACAACTAGTACATGGTTTTTTCatcattttttaattaattgatgTTAACGTTTAAGGTCCTACGGAGTACAATACTTGACTATAGTCAGCCGtccattttttcaaaaaataacttCTTCCTGAATATACAACGAATTATACCATTATACTTTCTCTTAATAGAAAAAGGAATCCTATTAAACCACCATTTTTAGCAATAATTTTAGCTAGCGTAGTTACATAGGTTTTCGTTTGAGCCGCTTCTAAGCATTTTACAGTTGATGGGGTTCGACCCTGTGTGAGTTTCCCAGCAACTTATGTTGGTTATAACATTATACTTAGCAATAAGATACAACCAAAACCATCATTCAGCCCATGCATGCTCACAAAGTACATGCATGAGTGAATAAAAATACTCCGTTCAGATCAAGCTAATAACCTTGGTTTTAGGTAGATCTGATTATCATGAGCCCGACCCGAAAAATAGATAGTCTTTGCAAAAATTTTAAGCCCCTTTTGGGTATAGCCTGCCCAGATTTAAAACTTTTTGGGCAGGTTTTGGACAactcaaaattgaaattttagttataaaattgTCCTGTCCCGAAATAGCGGATTTTAGCAGGAAAATTCAACTTGAAGCTTGGCCCGATCTGACCTAATGGGTAGAATTGTCAAGGTGTAGACGGCCCAAACATGTCCGGCCTGCATTTCAATCAGATCTAGTTTTATTTGTACCATTAGGAATGTCAATGGGGAGGGGCAGATGCGGATGTAGTTCCCTCCATCctcatccccacctaaaatctTCATCCTCATCCCCGCTCCATCACTTATGGCGGGTACAAAGTTCATCTCCATCCCCGCCCAATGGTTATAAACTAAAATCCATCCCGACTAGGTATCCATCCCCGTTTTACCCCCGTGCCATACCCGCTCCAAAAtccgcctaatttttcttacGGTTTTATCATGAAATACCCCGGAGATTTGACTTCATTCACTAAATACCCTCGTAGTTTCAGGCATTCACCATATACCCCCTGAGATTTCATTTTCTTGCATGACGTGACTCTGTCGTTAAGTGACCGTTAGACACTTTCATTTTTTTACCATGTGCCCCTCCATTATCTAAAACTTTCACCATATACACCTATTAAGCAACGACTAGCTTTTCATCGTTGCTCAATATTCCAAGCATCCTCTCTTCTATATAAAGAAGCAGGAACATTATTTCTCACACATCTCTTCTATGCTTCCCACACATTACACCCTTCTTACAAATAAGCTCTAAATCTACCCCTTATTTTTGGATGCCCAACAGTTTCTTCACATCTTTCTGTGAAAGGGAAAAGTCTAAACAGTTAGCACCAACACCCTGAAAAACCACACATTAATTGTGTTCTTAGTACTAAAGTAATCAAAATTAGTCTTTACCTCGATGTTCTTTGGTGAAGTAGTAGGTGCATAACGATCAACAATGTTGCCATTTCTATCAACAAGAAACTTGGTGAAGTTCCACTTAGGCCCATCTCCAAAAAGTCCATATTTGCTTGATTTCAAGAACTTATAAGTCGGGGCAACATTACTATCATTATCATCAACCTGTAAATAGAATATTAGGCAAAATGTTCCAAGAAAAACCCATCAAAGCTATGAGTTCAGCTCTGTCTTTTCGATAAATATTCATTCTTGCGTAAAACATGAATTGAAACAATAGGGGAAGGATTCATATTCTTTATAACAATATTTGTATTTTAGGATTCATATGCTTGTCAAATTCATGAAGTTTCCAGCCAACCTTGTCTAACAAATGAACAAAAGGACTATAAATTATGGTTTTTGTAAATGATTAACAAAATACCTTGTAAAAAATGGGGTATTCAGCTTTGAAACGGGTACACTCAAACTCCATAACCTCTTCATTACTTTCCGGCTCTTGATAACCGGTTAATTTGTGGGAAGCAAGAAATAAATGTGTTGGAAGCAATGTTGCTGCTTCTTTATACAGAGGAGAGGATGCTTGGAATATTTGaaaaacggctagtttttttttaataaaaaatagtcATTGCTTAACAGGGGTATATGGTGAAAGTTTTAGATACTACAGGGGCATATGGTGAAAAATGAAAGTTTCTAATGGTCACTTAACGGCAGGGTCACATCATGCAAGAAAATGGAACCTCGAGAGTATATGGTGAATACCTAAAACTACGAGGGTGTTTGGTAAATAAAGTCAAACCTCGGGGATATTTCATGACAAAACcgtttttcttatttagcaacCATTTGCCATACATACGGAGTAATGAAAATTTAACTTTAGGAatgtactccttccgtcccacATTACTGGTTACACTTCCCTTTTCCACCCGTCCTAGATtatttgttacacttctaaatttggaatgaccccacaattattatattgtctctctcttcctataaaaaaaaaagcttgGTCGCAACACTCtatcttatttaattaaaaaaaaaaaccccactAACtcttatcacatctactttttcattaaaataacaattgataaccaaacaactacATATCacgtactccctctgtatttatttaagggatacacttgccttttccggccgtatttatttaagagatacacttactatttttagtaacttatcaaccccaccatctaattaaataatctatctacacccacccccacccccactccctaaaatgacatggtccccacttgtttttcttattaaaatatctactcaaccccacttgttttattactttatttcattcaattctttttcttaatacacgtgcccggtcaagtgtatctcttaaataaatacggagggagtaaaactttgtgcaaaacTAAGTTTAACGAGTAAtgtgggatggagggagtaacatATATAATCAGAAAAAATTACCCCCCATAACAAAAACGTCCAAATAAAAAACTTAAAAGCCTCACCTAATTTCATATTATCAtcacaaataaataaatctgcacccgccccatcacccatgaaGGGTATATATGAAAAGGCACGAGTGAGGATTGGGCAGGGTGGGGCGGGTGGGGATGAGGCTAGTTCAACACGAAATCCACACCCGTCCCATCTTCTATGATGGGTACGACTTTTATACCCATCTCGATCTGCCCCATCATCAACCAAACCTACACCTAATctccgcctacttggggcggatgcggggcgggtctcccacAAAATCCGCCCCACTAACATTCCTAATACCATATACAAGATACAACCAATTATAAatagaaattaatttccgtaaaAAATTACCCGAGAATAACCGAATAATAATGTAGgaatttaaagtatgattatCTCTACCACAAAAAACACATTCATGTTTCATTGACAAAGACAAGCATGTATGTAATGAGATTCAATTGGTGGTGGCATTTTCTAAATTTTTAGAATTAAATCTATTTTTTATGACGAAtacacactacaagaatttgtatcttttatgacaacctaataacgacgggtaaaaatcccgtcgtaaaagggcttttacgacggggataacaaccaaacaattaaaGACTTGGAACAGccatcgcaaatgtcttttacgacgggttcaCGACGGGATTTTATAATAACGACGAccctcttttatgacgggttcgcgacggaaaatcccgtcattaatcaacaattattggcctttagcgacggaatttcccgtcgttaataataCAATTTCTTATAGTGATAGCACCAGATATATTCCTTTAACATTAATGAGAGCATATAAAAATCAATATATCTTTCCACAGTTCCACCAGTACGTGTACCTGTCTattgacaaaaataaataatttagatAAGTTGACTACAAGTTTAAGAGATGAAATTTTGACTTAAGCAAAcataatatactccgtatctCTTGTTTGTTTCTACTCTAAGTAATAATAGTTTCTGTTGAAGaaataaaatgtcatttttaagtaattaactctaaatatattcttttttttttttctttttttttgacaagtgcTAAACAAACATTAAGgaaagaaagcaaaagaaatagAAGTTGCAGCTGCAGAGGTTGCAATGTCGTGAGCACCTTGAACTTGATCTCGACCTACCTTTTGGATGCTGCACCAGTCGAACATTCTTCCCAGATGCTTCTCCAACAAAGCACGAACTCTAAATATATTCGATATGCGAAGTATATGACTTTACacatcaaaaataaataaattttgaaaaaattgccggttatagtttttttttttacatatgcttaacatacaaaattcaaaagttTAACAGAACTACAACCTACATACTACATTACTAACTAAGACATTACTAAGGTCTTTAAAGACCATTACAACTAcgtcctccgttccggaaatatcgcatcatgattgacttttactcctctaaccattactttgactcttaatatttctaatcgtgtgcaagtaaaaattataaaaaaatactatttagaaaatatatatcgatacgaatctaatatGTACATGAcaccacatgactaaaattttcttacgtacgaatcacaacaaatggccaaagtcggagtgtgaatagtgtaaaaaataaatgttgcgatatttccggaacggaggaagtattacaaCCACACAAATAAACAACAGATGCTTGAACTTTGAAGGTGAAGCTGACTTCTCTTGTTTAAACCCCTGATTGTAAACGAAGTCTTGTTTACACAAACTACATTGCACTATCATGCCAAGACTCCTTATATCAGTGATCCCTTTATAGAAGATGGCGATAATGGTGGACCGACAACCACTAAGAGACTCCTTTGAGAACCTGTAAAACTTTTGCCGACGggaacaaaaacaaaaagaacaaaaaaagaaaaaaaaatcaattttgttGCGAGCCAATACTCAAGAGGATTTTTTACAACGAAGTGTGTGGACATGAGATCGAAAGTGTTCAAGCCTTTTTTTGAAGTAAAAGGTATATAGATTCTCATTCAATTAAGGTCTTGTCTTTAACAATATGAGAAAGTGTTCAAACATCAAAAACTAATACGACggatatacggagtagttgaaattctaaaagctgAGATTGAATGTCCAAAATCCAACATGTGGGATCAAAACCTAAGATTTGTAGGTTTATTGTCTAAAACATAGTACTATGTAAGATGCTAATTAATgctaaaatttaaaatatgtaTCACTACTATTTTGGAGAGACGTTTATAATTTAGTATGTATGTTATCAAATACTTCATATGCAACTAAATATATCATATTGATGTTTAAGTTATGTGTTAAAAGACGGTTTAAAATACAAATGAGGAGAACTTTTGCTTTTTCAAATAAATGTTCtctttttgagagaaaaaaagaaaaaagaaaaaaaaaagttttcttTCTCGATTGCTATAAGCCTCGAGCCTTCTGTTATTCTCACTCCTTTACTTTTGCGATATATAATCTCCATGTCAACATTCTAATATGTGTAAGttaacaaaaggaaaaacaatGTATGGAGCCATGGAGGTGAGTACTTCAATTCGTAAAAGTTTACctaagtttttatttattttcccatTTGAAGTCAAACCCAATCTCCATGCCTGAAAAACAACACCACGTACAAAAGGagctaaaagaaaaagaaaggcaTCGTCAAGCATCAAGGCCATCGACCACACGCAAACCAAAAGAAATTGTCATCTTTTTACTTGTACAATGGCAAGTCAACTATTATTACGGGGTGCTACCCAATATAAAGAATTTTTTTGATGTTAGTACTAAAGCTGGTACTACTTTGTACTTCGTATATCCTTTTATTACTCGCTACTCCGTAGCATATTATGTATGCATATGTGTAAGGGAAATTGATTTTAGACACTTGATATGATTAGAGCATCATTTCTGTTTTCTCGTAAAGAGAGTGCAAAATTAACTGAGTGGTGGGTGTAAATTAACTAAATTTCACGTGTTAGATATGGACACTATACATTTGAATCTGATGCAAATACTCGTCCATAAAAAGTTTGATTATTTCAACTCATAATTTTACTcttaactagttgttggaccgtgcgctagcgcgcacgatccccaaggtatacaaaattattttgTAGAAATATTGCGTAAAAGATCGATATTTACAAAATTATGgtaaattctaaaaaaaaaaagtctgaTTTGCACATAATTGATAATACAAAATCATAATATGTTTACAATAAACATTAGCAACGTATTTCTAAGGAAAAATTTATTAGTACATTGTGTTAATCAAACTATTCAATGAGAAAGGTCATAAATTTTACAACTGGTCAAATGAAAACTAACAACAAATCGCAAAAGCATGTGATTATAGTAATAAGGTTGCGTCCTTGAGTGTGGTATACTGAAATTTAAGCGTCTACCATTTCTCGAAAGGAAGTGGAAATGCTATAGCTCTGAGAAGATGGAGGTAAAACACCATTGTTTACGAGCATGCCTTTGAGAAGAAATCCATGGTCTTGCTTTAGCATGGGAATTATTTTCTTCACGGGCATCAGCAATCTCAAAATCCAAGGATTGCATTTGAATCTTGCTGCCCTGTCAGATTGTGCTAATGCTACATTCTGCCAAAATATTTTGGTCAAGaaacctaattattaacaaAGTTTTAACAATCAATGGAAAAGAATTTTGAACAGTGTTCACATTACCTTCATATTGTATACACACTGTATTTTATTCCACACACTATACAAAAGCCTAGGTTTGTGGACGCCGGGTGCTCGACGCTTGGGTATGAGCGTTGGTGGAAATTTTAATTTTCGCTATTTCACGACGCCTTTCCTCGTCCAGAACACTCTCGACAACTTTCGGCGTCGAAATTACACGTGAAACCCACGTGACGGCTAGCTAATTAGCTACATGTTAGCGGGTTAGCCCCCAACTTCAGTTATTTGGAAAATAGCCCTCACCGCCTCTCATCTCTTGCTAAAAGAATCTCAGATCTACTACCTTCCTCTCAATGAAATGTTAAGCTCTCCTTCACGTATCTTCTTCTCTTGGGATTGTATTTCTCTTTCTCACCTTTTCATTGTTTTTCTATGAGATGTAAACCTTGTTCGTTATATCAATGGTTTTAAGGTCTTGTGAAAggtaacataattttttttgtttattgttCTTTTTGCGATTTTCGTTCTGTTTTTGGAAATCTGAATTTATATGGTTTTTAGGTATTTCTTTGCAGTTGAAtcatattgtttgatttttgttcttttcataTAATTAGTTTAGATCTGAGTAATATCGAGTTCACTTTAAATTGGGTTTAGGCTTGTCTATGTTGATTAGAAATTTGCGAATATATCCCTAATTCGTGCTAATTTAGGGTTTTTAGATACTTCTTTGCAGTTGAATCatattgtttgattttcttCTTTTCATATAATTAGTTTAGATCTGAGTAATACCGAGTTCACTTTAAATTGGGTTTAGATTTGTCTATGTTGATTAGAAATTTGTGATTCTATCCTTAATTCGTGCTAATTTTTTCGTTTCTGAGGGCTGTTGaaatatttgttcttttcagct
This Spinacia oleracea cultivar Varoflay chromosome 6, BTI_SOV_V1, whole genome shotgun sequence DNA region includes the following protein-coding sequences:
- the LOC110785843 gene encoding protein indeterminate-domain 11 → MLKQQQQQQQVFIEENMSNLTSAASGDASVSSGNNNNNTRGEPSSSFYFPHHQSSEEQPPPQQTPAKRKRNLPGNPDPDAEVIAMSPKSLMATNRFLCEICNKGFQRDQNLQLHRRGHNLPWKLKQRTNKEVRKKVYVCPETSCVHHDPSRALGDLTGIKKHFCRKHGEKKWKCEKCSKRYAVQSDWKAHSKVCGTREYRCDCGTLFSRRDSFITHRAFCDALAEETARSITTNSILSNPIAAAGPSNSHFINLQQQHQMQLLNNQQQQDQLHAFPLKREQHMMNLPPWLACPPMDPPHQHQHQHHQQLPSPSSSSSIFHQQQEQMMMQHHQQQQQNPNPSNPSMGPTFSTSSSGGGGGGGGTGGLGGPYHTQAATAASAHMSATALLQKAAQMGATMSNTATPQPHQQHHHLHPQHHQQSHVSDTSNSNTTTTAGLFGLNLSSRDHQQQEIMPTTTTTTGLIVNHGLSSFGIMNKAATPSPRPTPITTNAAAATIGGPGSGNGSGSGSDHQLTASNTSPNHGPPPQPPSSFFHDMMVNSLSSSYDHNDDAFGEIGGMGTMLGTSNSKKADDDRSSLAAFHHSLGTQEDANNNNINNNNNNNNNGGGGGNDGLTRDFLGLRPLSHNDILTIAGLGNCMATNTPSHHLHHHQQQQQDSHKSWQG
- the LOC110785829 gene encoding probable phospholipid hydroperoxide glutathione peroxidase translates to MEFECTRFKAEYPIFYKVDDNDSNVAPTYKFLKSSKYGLFGDGPKWNFTKFLVDRNGNIVDRYAPTTSPKNIEKDVKKLLGIQK